The following are encoded in a window of Harmonia axyridis chromosome 7, icHarAxyr1.1, whole genome shotgun sequence genomic DNA:
- the LOC123684550 gene encoding uncharacterized protein LOC123684550: MIAAVSLFLSLNHIAAVGYDIAELKKQLWPHDEVGPEVSEIIREKNKRLQNTRVIMTVFSLLAVGMSIPLSGDDSEFTVIFFIKNYDEMPKMITLLFSSTMFFAKLYSMYAINNMNFLTLFTIDDIASQMLLLRKKLNSIRKLNDEKEENYYDESYQNYIDEILRSCISQHKVIFKYAKMAKTRLDTALLVVTSTGILCLAFVYLQAKIGHGIRFLINCFMTQVVTVIITYTFCNSGQLLIDECEKLHRDLCECPWILWNRSNKVNYQIFLFHSKEAVSISSLSVTLNNNLLVIMLQRALSFIAFIEQVAASH, translated from the exons ATGATA gCAGCAGTATCTCTTTTCTTGAGTCTTAATCATATTGCAGCTGTGGGTTATGATattgcagaattgaaaaaacaactctGGCCTCATGACGAGGTTGGTCCTGAAGTGTCCGAAATTATAAGAGAGAAAAATAAGCGCCTCCAAAATACCAGAGTGATAATGACAGTTTTCTCGCTGTTAGCAGTCGGTATGAGTATACCCTTAAGTGGAGATGATAGCGAATTCACagttattttcttcattaagAATTATGATGAGATGCCAAAAATGATAactcttcttttttcttctaCAATGTTTTTCGCCAAACTGTATAGCATGTATGCAATAAACAATATGAATTTCTTAACACTATTTACCATTGACGATATAGCATCCCAAATGCTACTGTTGAGGAAGAAACTGAACTCCataagaaaattgaatgatgaaaaggaagaaaattattatgatgAATCATATCAGAATTATATCGACGAAATATTGAGGAGCTGCATTTCTCAGCATAAAGTAATTTTCAA GTATGCTAAGATGGCGAAGACAAGATTAGACACCGCATTACTGGTTGTAACTAGTACTGGTATCCTCTGTTTAGCCTTTGTATACCTACAGGCAAAAATA GGACATGGAATTCGATTTCTCATCAATTGTTTTATGACGCAGGTCGTAACCGTAATAATAACCTATACCTTTTGCAACTCAGGCCAATTACTAATTGATGAG TGTGAAAAACTTCATCGTGACCTATGCGAGTGTCCATGGATTTTATGGAATCGATCGAACAAGGTGAACtaccaaatatttttatttcattcaaaagaagCAGTCTCTATCAGTAGCCTGAGCGTGACTCTAAATAATAATCTCTTAGTAATT ATGTTACAAAGAGCGCTATCCTTTATAGCTTTCATAGAGCAAGTTGCTGCATCACATTGA